From Amphritea atlantica, a single genomic window includes:
- a CDS encoding DEAD/DEAH box helicase, which produces MKFSALDLAPEIQQALDACGYSQMTPVQEQAIIPARRGKNVLANAQTGTGKTAAFALPILQQMHDRPQPTEPGCPRALILTPTRELAEQLADTIKRYAQFLPLKITALYGGVNMDSQQKKLKAGVDIVISTPGRLLEHVVQCNVSLAKAEFVVLDEADRMLDMGFIADVSTLLQQAAKKRQTLMFSATISPTVNEVAKQLMTPYETVRVAKLNATADTVEHVVYPVEEKRKADLFAELINKHQWFQVLVFTSTKAQADSLMVDLKIDGISAAICHGDKSQGSRRRAIADFKAAKIQVLVATEVAARGLDIQGLELVVNYNLPYLAEDYVHRIGRTGRAGAKGKAISFVSREEERALDDIERLIGTRIQRIYMPGYEVGNRDSLRKQLGKKIHRPRTNKAGQTKIIRSKTGTAKPAAKKRKK; this is translated from the coding sequence ATGAAGTTTTCAGCATTAGATCTGGCACCTGAGATTCAGCAGGCCCTGGACGCCTGTGGTTATAGCCAGATGACTCCGGTTCAGGAGCAGGCGATCATTCCGGCCCGTCGCGGTAAAAATGTGTTAGCCAATGCGCAGACCGGCACCGGTAAAACTGCTGCATTTGCGCTACCCATCTTGCAGCAGATGCATGACCGGCCGCAACCGACCGAGCCGGGTTGTCCCCGGGCGCTGATTCTGACGCCAACCCGGGAGCTGGCAGAACAACTTGCGGATACCATTAAGCGTTATGCTCAGTTCCTGCCGCTGAAGATCACTGCACTTTACGGTGGAGTAAACATGGACAGTCAGCAGAAAAAGCTGAAAGCCGGTGTTGATATTGTGATCTCTACGCCGGGTCGGTTGCTGGAACATGTGGTGCAGTGCAATGTCAGCCTGGCAAAAGCGGAGTTTGTGGTGCTGGACGAAGCGGACCGGATGCTGGATATGGGCTTTATCGCCGATGTCAGTACACTGCTGCAACAGGCGGCTAAAAAGCGTCAGACCCTGATGTTTTCAGCGACGATTTCGCCGACGGTTAACGAAGTGGCGAAGCAGTTGATGACACCCTATGAAACGGTTCGGGTGGCTAAGCTGAATGCCACCGCCGATACGGTTGAGCATGTGGTCTATCCGGTGGAGGAGAAGCGTAAAGCTGACCTGTTTGCAGAACTGATCAACAAGCATCAGTGGTTTCAGGTGCTGGTATTTACCAGCACCAAAGCCCAGGCCGATTCTCTGATGGTCGATCTGAAGATCGATGGTATCTCTGCGGCGATCTGTCATGGGGATAAATCTCAGGGATCACGCCGTCGTGCGATTGCTGATTTTAAAGCCGCTAAGATTCAGGTGCTGGTGGCGACTGAAGTGGCCGCCCGTGGTCTGGATATTCAGGGGCTGGAGCTGGTGGTGAACTACAATCTGCCTTATCTGGCGGAAGATTATGTGCACCGTATCGGTCGCACAGGGCGTGCCGGTGCCAAAGGTAAAGCGATCTCTTTTGTCAGTCGGGAAGAGGAGCGGGCACTGGACGATATTGAGCGTCTTATTGGTACCCGTATCCAGCGGATCTATATGCCGGGCTACGAGGTCGGCAACCGGGATAGCCTGCGAAAACAGCTGGGTAAAAAGATTCACCGTCCGCGCACCAATAAAGCGGGACAGACTAAGATCATTCGCAGCAAGACCGGAACCGCAAAGCCAGCTGCGAAGAAACGTAAAAAATAA
- a CDS encoding hypoxanthine phosphoribosyltransferase, with protein MEKHYINEQELICDSFRLGAQIFESGYRPDFIVGIWRGGSTVGIYVQECLQYLGVKTDHISIRTSYRGLPGYQSMIEGEGTIKAHGLRYLLENLNRDDKLLIVDDVYGSGKSIDAVLTQLSQRAKRNMPADVKVAVPWFKPALNQTRRSPDFYTHTTDKWLVLPYEMVGLSEAEIYANKPGLEAIMKTVEG; from the coding sequence GTGGAAAAACATTATATTAATGAGCAGGAACTGATCTGTGATTCGTTCCGTTTAGGCGCACAGATCTTTGAAAGCGGTTACCGCCCCGATTTTATCGTCGGAATCTGGCGAGGCGGCAGCACCGTCGGTATCTATGTGCAGGAGTGTCTGCAGTATCTCGGCGTTAAAACCGATCATATCTCTATCCGGACCTCCTATCGCGGCTTGCCCGGTTATCAGTCGATGATTGAAGGTGAGGGGACTATCAAGGCCCATGGGCTGCGCTATCTGCTGGAAAACCTGAATCGCGATGACAAGCTGCTGATTGTGGATGATGTCTATGGCTCGGGTAAAAGTATTGATGCGGTCCTGACTCAGCTGTCGCAGCGGGCTAAGCGCAATATGCCGGCGGATGTTAAGGTCGCGGTGCCCTGGTTCAAGCCGGCACTTAACCAGACCCGCCGTAGCCCTGATTTTTATACCCATACCACGGATAAGTGGCTGGTATTGCCCTATGAGATGGTGGGGCTGAGTGAAGCAGAGATCTACGCTAATAAACCGGGTTTAGAGGCGATAATGAAAACGGTTGAAGGCTGA
- a CDS encoding hypoxanthine phosphoribosyltransferase, with protein sequence MEKTYLDAQTLLEDSFRLGAKIINDGFRPTYIIAIWRGGTPIGVAVQEFLAYYGIQSDHIAIRTSSYSDGIDGRSKSVKIHGMDYLIKNIQATDSLLIVDDVYDTGLTIQAVIEELKLKCRLNTPEDIRIAVPYFKPTRNKTGVDPEYYLYQTEAWLKYPHSLEGLTVGEIKAHRPELYNIIGHLIPDA encoded by the coding sequence ATGGAAAAAACATATCTTGATGCCCAGACATTGCTGGAAGATTCATTCCGCTTAGGGGCAAAAATTATTAATGATGGCTTCAGGCCTACCTATATTATCGCTATCTGGCGCGGGGGCACCCCTATCGGTGTCGCGGTGCAGGAGTTTCTGGCGTATTACGGCATCCAGAGCGATCATATCGCCATCCGCACCTCATCATACAGCGACGGTATTGATGGCCGGTCTAAATCGGTAAAGATCCATGGAATGGATTATCTGATCAAAAATATTCAGGCGACCGACAGTCTGCTGATTGTGGATGATGTCTATGATACGGGCCTCACCATTCAGGCGGTGATTGAGGAGCTGAAACTGAAGTGCCGCTTAAACACCCCGGAAGATATCCGCATCGCTGTGCCCTATTTTAAGCCGACACGCAATAAAACCGGGGTCGATCCAGAATACTATCTTTATCAAACGGAAGCCTGGCTGAAGTACCCCCATTCGCTTGAAGGGCTGACCGTCGGGGAGATAAAAGCCCACCGTCCAGAGCTGTATAACATTATCGGCCATCTGATTCCTGACGCGTGA
- a CDS encoding urea transporter → MACNDFLLWSGLFLRGGFTSFSQIMLQSNPLTGAVFILAIVIYSPLMAAATILGCCVSQTCGLMLCHIGNQRHFKPEGHQQALESGVYGFNGALAGLAVSSLWPWSWLVLILLVIAAVLTSIILWLCWNRFHNTLYTTPFILSIWGCWLLFSPQPNVYSAATTAVPLASAEMGDVVSGLLSSSLAGIGQVMFLNSSVSGGLLLAGLFIASRRAVLCSGVAVLLSMLIAMMSGLPEARVESGIYSYNAVLVVLALSSRGDHSLVKFIAGVFLTVLLTRLLQLSGVIPLTAPFVMSIWLITLLSANPITQRLLKGILSDKALL, encoded by the coding sequence ATGGCATGCAATGACTTTTTGTTGTGGTCTGGTCTGTTCCTGCGTGGGGGTTTTACCAGCTTCAGCCAGATTATGCTGCAGAGTAACCCGTTGACCGGCGCCGTTTTTATACTAGCAATCGTGATTTATTCCCCGTTGATGGCCGCTGCAACTATTTTAGGATGCTGTGTCAGTCAGACTTGCGGGCTGATGCTGTGTCACATCGGTAATCAGCGGCATTTTAAGCCGGAGGGTCATCAGCAAGCGCTTGAATCGGGCGTGTATGGTTTTAATGGAGCACTCGCGGGACTGGCTGTGAGCAGCTTATGGCCGTGGTCCTGGCTGGTATTGATACTGCTGGTGATAGCCGCAGTGTTAACATCCATCATCCTATGGCTTTGTTGGAACAGGTTTCACAACACCCTCTATACAACACCTTTTATCTTATCCATCTGGGGCTGCTGGCTGTTGTTCAGTCCACAACCCAATGTTTATTCCGCGGCGACGACGGCTGTGCCTCTGGCTTCGGCTGAAATGGGCGATGTCGTTAGCGGACTGTTATCGTCTTCTTTGGCGGGCATCGGGCAGGTGATGTTTCTCAACAGCAGTGTCAGTGGTGGGTTGCTGCTGGCCGGCCTGTTTATCGCCTCAAGGAGGGCCGTTTTATGCAGCGGTGTAGCGGTGCTGCTGAGCATGCTGATTGCGATGATGTCCGGGCTGCCTGAAGCCCGGGTTGAATCGGGAATCTACAGTTATAATGCAGTGCTGGTGGTATTGGCGCTCAGTAGTCGGGGCGATCACAGTCTGGTGAAATTTATCGCTGGCGTGTTTCTTACCGTGTTGCTGACCCGTCTGCTGCAGTTGTCCGGTGTTATCCCCCTGACGGCTCCCTTTGTTATGAGTATCTGGCTGATTACCCTGTTATCTGCAAACCCGATAACACAGAGGTTGCTGAAAGGTATCTTGTCCGACAAAGCGTTGTTATAA